In Thermodesulfobacteriota bacterium, one DNA window encodes the following:
- a CDS encoding Calx-beta domain-containing protein, translated as MRATTATGRNLSRLPQELRLAAHPTALAAIRGPAGVADKTLRTSAVDAAKGPLTGIVLALALVLGMAGTAQAGIYNVTKTADTLDGACDADCSLREALQAANAVAGPHTINIPAGTYLITRAGAEENANSTGDFDATKAVNFVGAGRDLTIIDGGSADRLFDERTAATAMTFTDLTLQNGTLLTATRNGGCVYSLSGSITFTRTNVTGCTATNVGGAVWTNSGSTVTVDNSTFSNNTSGTGSTMHGGAIVAGPVTVSNGSTFTNNTSGGHGGAIYAQGALNITGSTFSSNHADTSSCNAGAVYGSTTINVTDSTVSGNTAGNDGGGVMSNGGDITITRSTISGNQAGNRGGAVYRLGIVKIYNSTISGNSCGSTGAQKQGGGVYAQTGTITNSTVYSNATALTNGGGGVYSTSNCTYTNSIVANNTAAGAANNCAGLGKTSAGWNIESANTCSFGQASDMANTNPLLNALESNGGPTQTHALQAGSPAIDKADNATCASANIGNLDQRSQARPVDGDAVPGAVCDIGAFEYVSVANNAPVGGYAADNVIPAAQISQATNGSGVVTINWKGRDAESNNVTLKTFQYSVNGGSSWSAPTNGDNSAALSTNWDDNGGAGWSTATTFGAATAHSFTFNTRHADVTGLDGVDQADVQVRFLLRDGVADSASPATSESFPVDNLAPTATITSAAYDAPSDTLTITGTSFDTIAAVSTNIKDLVDWSKLVWDINGDNAVSANITFALGDVASLTITGATTLTLVFTGAKGAAIEATGGYSNIGGADTLDVTAGFARDSFGNVATTDGRADGVLTTPAVAKTVGCPGSPFTSIQSAIDDVSTGTGDTITVCDGTYAEQITFPSGKNITVVAQNGPAVTIINPSVAGGAVVFAGPATLEGFTIDNDGHSNASCRGIQVNAGTPTIRNCVVEDGYPGTTSGNRPGIYISGSDAGATLDGTTVRNNSSNQYNYHVVFEGPSTGVLSIINNSVIGGGSSAGGVNVANVGTTTTISDSTISNSTGQRGINASSSPLSISNSTISGNQGGISISGSTATITNSSISNNTVAGSGIGIYADSGAELTITGCTINSNTTTSSGYGHGAGIHLNGASTATISKTRIQGNRGYHGGGLYLQAASSATLTNCWITGNDAQNNQYAGGGGLYVTGASSTATLVNCTLAGNYAIWFGGGLVLTSGGAATLKNSILWDNNAGGGGAPNISGSPAVTYSDVEGGFAGEGNIAGGADPFFADLQLAGSGTPTAAGDFDLTANSTAVINAGTPTDAPVDDIHGDVRIGNPDLGADEYPTGGNTAPVGGYTADNLIPQTQISQATDGSGLITINWKGRDDESNNVTLKTFQYSVNGGSSWAAPTNGDSSAALSVNWDDNGGAGWSTATTFGAATAHSFTFNTRHADVTGLDGVDQSDVQVRFTLNDGTADSASPTTSESFRVDDLAPTATISSATYNAATDTLTITGTSFDTIAAVSTDIKGYVDWSKLVWDVNGDGGTSANISFVLGDVTSLTVTNATTLTLVFTSAKGTAIEATTGYGSTGGADTLDVTAGFSKDAFGNAATTDGVADGPIGSTISGTVYTDEGVSTIADGTTIRLLVNGQSAGADTTSSGAYSITTMISAGDAILVYVDDGAGTNDAATVTVSNGSALSGLNIYKNRVITRHDNSGALTNALMSTAKGAYSDTDILYSVSGGNLTTTGANTELFVWAGHTFAPGGTVSTQHMDINGTLSAATNAINVAGNWDATGGSFTSTGTVTFNAASGTITITSGGIDENHDFQNIVFNDAGGTATFQLSGAISARGDLTITDGIFTSANFGVTVDGNLTDTAAGRFVANASTISVGGDVTLNPNNSATESADFNNASLVLYGAASTLTYSNLNASWDNGFQNLTAGQNGVVDTLVGNISVRNSLTLGTGGITSASYIYVTGSGDVLFFDPASTLTLSTLLIGNRSGGSVNLPTLTTGYNARIEVGGGQSTVNQTGPVTATQFTIGCADGSNPVPSCTHNTNGFALTVNGNMWMGVAGDTGTKTLNTGASTISVKGNFEIRSAQCAFNAGTSTVILNGITDQSVTTSNKTFNHLTINNTGAAGSDDIIISGTLDVNGTLTITDGDLDISTNNPAVNTAGNVTIGASGSIDTSARTASWTFDGTSLLTDSSATGPQQLGNVVRSSTSLTLGSSAKMKSFTNNAAGAMNLGASGYTLELTGTGTPLANSGTFTAGTSTVKYTGTSTATNIATVAYSSLELAPAAATIYSLTGNLTGANALTSSLTIGADATLTTTASSYNLALAGNWNNSGAFTANNGTVTLNGTDQSLAGSTTFNNLTKTTAAGTLTFATGATTTVSGTATLQGASGQLLSLRSSAPGTKWYFTLPLGANKDDIDFVDVQDSDASGSDASLKPINPGNSTDSGNTIAWFDTAPVGGYTTDNVIPQAQVSQATDGSGLITISWKGRDNESNSVTLKTFQYSVNNGSSWSAPTNGDGSASLSATWSNNGGAGWSTATTFGAATAHSFTFNTRHADVTGLDGVDQSDVQVRFTLNDGTADSASPTTSESFRVDDLAPTATISSATYNAATDTLTITGTSFDTVAAPATDIKDLVDWSKLAWDINGDNATTADVTFLVDDVSSLTVADATTLTLVLASAKATAIEGNAGFRVAGGNDTLDVTAGFLRDAVGNAATTDAAADAALGDITPPGAASDLASGTTTASSVQLTWTAPGNDATVLTAASYDIRYATSNITNDTDFSNASPATGEPAPSVAGTGESFTVTGLSPNTLYYFAVKTTDDSTNTSTLSNIASTTTAAGGSTMILHPSGLASNPGSYATTGGDWADVLDSNDGDTTYASRCCTGPTVKFWVDMDDPTGLAGATLNSITFHAAVRNTSSDHSVNLGYMTDGASTVWYGSAVVTAGAAYTLLSSAPYTTDSTGGALDLADLNNLQIAVDRIGTGPSALRVTEIYAVIDYTPGANNATVAGAAAAVANGDTAISVSMPYTDDANADNTYTVQYKLSSSGTWLDWGTNPKAHTASPYATTITGLTPGETYDVRLTYNDADGVTGTNPQTVSNIALPIRSVSLTTAAQGVAEDAGTVTVTATLSATSGATVTVPFTVAGTATGGGTDHNLANGSITVTAGQLTGTTSFAVTNDTLDENDETVVVTMGSPTNASAASPTVHTVTITDNDATPTVSFTTASQATAGESGTATITAQLSAASGLAVTVPFTVNGASTATGGGTDYSISASPVTISPGATTATITVTVAADTLDESNETVVVDMGTPTNATASGTTSHTVTITDDDEPPAVSFASASQGVGEGAGTATVAASLTALSGKTVTVPFTVGGTATGGGIDHNLANGTITITAGQLTGSTQFTVTDDPDVEGNETVTLTMGSPTNATPGATTVHTVTITDNDGVPDTTPPAAITDLTASATGPDWVALTWTAPGDDNNDPGTATTYDVRFAKAAITAGTWAAATPVAAVPGPALRGTTEHLTVFGLESNTIYHFAVKTADEVPNLSGLSNSPSGKTSLLDRWNMVSCPLIPSPADTASVFGDDANLNWMFYWTSTWDEVQPAPEEFGYYSDVIGGTANAQATVVQPGLGLFVWASGLTSLTDAAGAANTSPSTTIALQAGYNLVGNPYDAMVALSSCSVTYGSTVSYSTAVTNGWIGNALYIWDGSTYVSASWAQAVLEPWKAYWLFSYHALDLTVYKP; from the coding sequence ATGAGAGCAACGACAGCTACCGGCCGGAATCTTTCGCGGCTGCCGCAAGAACTGCGGCTGGCCGCCCATCCCACAGCTCTTGCCGCCATCAGAGGCCCAGCCGGGGTGGCGGACAAGACGCTCCGGACTTCCGCCGTGGACGCTGCCAAAGGACCATTGACCGGCATCGTGCTGGCGCTCGCGCTCGTGTTGGGTATGGCCGGCACGGCTCAGGCCGGCATCTACAACGTCACCAAGACCGCCGACACCCTGGATGGGGCGTGCGACGCCGACTGCTCACTGCGGGAGGCGCTCCAGGCGGCCAATGCTGTGGCCGGGCCGCACACCATCAACATCCCCGCCGGCACCTACCTCATCACCAGGGCCGGTGCGGAGGAGAACGCCAACTCCACCGGCGACTTCGACGCCACAAAGGCGGTCAACTTTGTCGGGGCGGGCCGGGATCTGACGATCATCGACGGCGGCAGCGCCGATCGGCTCTTCGACGAGCGGACCGCCGCCACGGCCATGACCTTCACCGATCTGACCCTGCAGAACGGCACGCTCCTGACCGCCACCCGCAACGGGGGCTGCGTCTATTCCCTGAGCGGCAGCATCACCTTCACCAGGACCAACGTCACCGGCTGCACGGCCACCAATGTCGGCGGCGCGGTCTGGACCAACAGCGGCTCCACGGTCACGGTCGACAATTCGACCTTTTCCAACAACACCTCAGGCACCGGCTCCACCATGCATGGCGGCGCCATTGTCGCCGGCCCGGTCACGGTCTCCAACGGCTCGACCTTCACCAACAACACGAGCGGCGGCCATGGCGGCGCCATCTACGCCCAGGGCGCCCTCAACATCACCGGCTCCACATTCAGCAGCAACCATGCCGACACCTCCTCGTGTAACGCCGGTGCCGTCTACGGCAGCACGACGATCAACGTTACGGATTCCACGGTTTCAGGGAATACCGCGGGCAACGACGGCGGTGGGGTGATGTCCAACGGTGGCGATATCACCATCACCCGGTCCACCATCTCCGGCAACCAGGCCGGCAACCGCGGCGGTGCGGTGTACCGGCTCGGGATTGTCAAGATCTACAATTCCACCATCTCCGGGAACTCCTGCGGCAGCACCGGGGCGCAGAAGCAGGGCGGCGGTGTCTATGCCCAAACCGGCACAATCACCAACAGCACGGTCTACAGCAACGCCACAGCCCTGACCAACGGTGGCGGCGGCGTCTACTCAACGAGCAACTGCACGTATACGAACAGCATTGTGGCCAACAACACCGCCGCCGGTGCTGCCAACAACTGCGCTGGTCTGGGCAAGACCTCTGCTGGCTGGAACATTGAAAGCGCCAACACCTGCTCGTTCGGGCAGGCCTCGGACATGGCCAATACCAACCCGCTGCTCAACGCCTTGGAGAGCAACGGCGGTCCCACCCAGACCCATGCCCTGCAGGCCGGCAGCCCCGCCATCGACAAGGCCGACAATGCGACCTGCGCCAGCGCCAACATCGGCAATCTCGACCAGCGCAGCCAGGCCCGGCCAGTGGACGGCGACGCCGTGCCCGGCGCGGTGTGCGACATCGGGGCCTTCGAGTATGTGTCAGTGGCCAACAACGCGCCGGTGGGCGGCTATGCCGCCGACAATGTCATCCCGGCGGCGCAGATCAGCCAAGCCACGAACGGCTCCGGTGTGGTCACCATCAACTGGAAGGGCCGTGACGCTGAAAGCAACAACGTCACCCTCAAGACCTTCCAGTACTCCGTGAACGGTGGCTCCTCCTGGAGCGCCCCCACCAACGGTGACAACTCGGCCGCCCTGTCCACCAACTGGGACGACAACGGCGGGGCCGGCTGGTCGACCGCCACCACCTTCGGCGCCGCCACCGCCCACAGCTTCACCTTCAACACCAGGCACGCCGATGTCACCGGTCTTGATGGGGTGGACCAGGCCGACGTGCAGGTGCGCTTCCTCCTGCGCGACGGGGTGGCGGACAGCGCGTCACCCGCCACCTCGGAGTCCTTCCCGGTGGACAATCTGGCGCCCACCGCCACCATCACCTCGGCGGCCTACGACGCTCCCAGCGATACCCTGACCATCACCGGCACCAGCTTCGACACCATTGCCGCGGTCTCGACAAACATCAAAGACCTGGTGGACTGGAGCAAGCTGGTCTGGGACATCAACGGCGACAATGCGGTTTCCGCCAACATCACCTTTGCGCTGGGCGATGTCGCCAGCCTCACCATCACCGGCGCCACCACCTTGACCCTGGTCTTCACCGGCGCCAAGGGAGCGGCCATCGAGGCCACCGGCGGCTACAGCAACATTGGCGGCGCCGACACCCTGGATGTCACTGCCGGCTTTGCCAGGGATTCCTTTGGCAACGTGGCCACCACCGACGGCCGGGCGGACGGCGTGCTCACCACCCCAGCGGTCGCCAAGACCGTGGGCTGCCCGGGCAGCCCGTTCACCAGCATCCAATCGGCCATCGATGACGTGAGCACCGGGACCGGGGATACCATCACAGTCTGCGACGGGACCTATGCGGAGCAGATCACCTTCCCCAGCGGCAAGAACATCACCGTGGTGGCGCAGAATGGCCCCGCCGTGACCATCATCAATCCCTCCGTGGCGGGAGGGGCAGTGGTCTTCGCTGGTCCTGCGACTCTGGAAGGCTTCACCATCGACAACGATGGACACTCCAACGCCAGCTGCCGGGGCATTCAAGTCAATGCCGGCACGCCGACCATCAGGAACTGCGTTGTCGAGGACGGCTATCCGGGAACAACCAGTGGCAATCGCCCCGGCATTTACATTTCTGGCAGCGATGCCGGTGCGACGCTGGACGGCACCACCGTGCGCAACAACAGCTCCAACCAGTACAACTACCACGTTGTTTTCGAAGGACCATCCACCGGCGTCTTGTCCATCATCAACAACAGCGTTATCGGTGGCGGCAGCTCGGCCGGTGGCGTCAATGTGGCCAATGTCGGCACCACGACCACCATCTCCGACTCGACCATCAGCAACAGCACCGGCCAACGGGGCATCAATGCCAGCAGCTCTCCCCTTTCGATCAGCAACAGCACGATCAGCGGCAACCAGGGCGGCATCTCGATCTCCGGTTCCACCGCCACAATCACCAACAGCTCCATCAGCAACAATACTGTTGCCGGCTCAGGCATCGGTATTTATGCCGACAGTGGCGCCGAGCTCACCATCACCGGCTGCACCATCAATAGCAACACCACAACCTCAAGTGGCTATGGCCACGGTGCGGGCATTCACCTCAATGGCGCCAGCACGGCCACCATCTCGAAAACCAGAATCCAGGGCAACAGGGGCTACCATGGCGGCGGTCTCTACCTCCAGGCCGCCAGCTCTGCCACGCTGACCAACTGCTGGATCACCGGCAACGACGCCCAGAACAACCAATACGCCGGCGGCGGCGGGCTCTACGTTACCGGCGCCTCCTCCACCGCGACCCTCGTCAACTGCACCCTGGCCGGCAACTATGCCATCTGGTTCGGCGGCGGCCTGGTGCTGACCAGTGGCGGCGCGGCGACCCTGAAGAACAGCATCCTGTGGGACAACAACGCCGGAGGGGGCGGCGCCCCCAACATATCCGGATCGCCCGCGGTCACCTATTCGGATGTGGAAGGAGGGTTCGCTGGGGAGGGCAACATTGCTGGCGGCGCCGACCCGTTCTTTGCGGACCTGCAACTGGCCGGCAGCGGCACCCCGACGGCGGCCGGCGACTTCGATCTGACCGCCAACTCCACCGCGGTGATCAATGCCGGCACCCCAACGGATGCCCCGGTCGATGACATCCACGGCGATGTCCGCATCGGCAATCCGGATCTGGGTGCGGATGAGTATCCAACCGGGGGCAACACCGCGCCGGTGGGCGGCTACACGGCGGACAACCTCATCCCCCAGACCCAGATCAGCCAAGCCACCGACGGCTCCGGCCTCATCACCATCAACTGGAAGGGACGCGACGATGAAAGCAACAACGTCACCCTCAAGACCTTCCAGTATTCGGTGAACGGCGGCTCGTCCTGGGCCGCGCCCACCAACGGCGACAGCTCGGCCGCCCTGTCAGTCAACTGGGACGACAACGGTGGGGCCGGCTGGTCGACCGCCACCACCTTCGGCGCCGCCACCGCCCACAGCTTCACCTTCAACACCAGGCACGCCGATGTCACCGGCCTGGATGGGGTGGACCAGTCCGACGTGCAGGTGCGCTTCACCCTGAACGACGGCACGGCCGACAGCGCCTCGCCCACCACCTCGGAATCCTTTCGGGTGGACGACTTGGCGCCCACCGCCACCATCTCCTCGGCCACCTACAACGCCGCCACCGACACCCTGACCATCACCGGCACCAGCTTCGACACCATTGCCGCGGTCTCCACTGATATCAAGGGTTATGTGGACTGGAGCAAGCTTGTCTGGGACGTGAACGGCGACGGTGGCACCAGCGCCAACATTTCCTTTGTGCTTGGCGATGTCACCAGCCTTACAGTGACCAACGCCACCACCCTGACCCTGGTCTTCACCTCGGCCAAGGGCACGGCCATCGAGGCCACCACCGGCTACGGCTCCACCGGCGGCGCCGACACCCTGGATGTGACCGCCGGCTTTTCCAAGGATGCCTTCGGCAACGCCGCCACCACCGACGGGGTGGCGGACGGCCCGATCGGCTCCACCATCTCGGGCACGGTCTATACCGATGAGGGCGTCAGCACCATTGCCGACGGCACCACAATCCGTCTGCTGGTCAACGGCCAAAGCGCGGGAGCGGACACCACTTCAAGCGGTGCTTACTCCATCACCACCATGATCAGCGCCGGTGATGCGATCCTGGTTTACGTTGATGACGGCGCCGGCACGAATGACGCTGCCACGGTCACAGTGTCAAACGGCAGCGCGCTGTCAGGGCTGAACATCTACAAGAATCGTGTCATCACCCGTCACGACAACTCCGGCGCGCTGACTAATGCCTTGATGAGCACCGCCAAAGGCGCTTATAGCGACACCGATATCCTCTATTCGGTGTCCGGCGGCAACCTCACCACCACTGGCGCCAACACCGAGCTCTTTGTCTGGGCCGGCCACACCTTCGCCCCGGGCGGCACTGTTAGCACCCAACACATGGATATTAACGGCACCCTTTCCGCTGCGACAAACGCGATCAACGTCGCAGGCAACTGGGACGCCACCGGCGGGAGCTTCACCTCCACCGGCACCGTAACCTTCAACGCCGCGAGCGGCACCATCACCATCACCTCCGGCGGTATCGACGAGAACCACGACTTCCAGAACATCGTCTTCAACGATGCCGGCGGCACAGCCACCTTCCAACTGAGCGGGGCGATATCAGCCAGGGGCGACCTCACCATTACCGATGGCATCTTTACCTCGGCGAATTTCGGGGTGACCGTGGACGGCAATCTGACCGACACGGCGGCCGGGCGTTTCGTGGCCAATGCCTCGACGATTTCCGTGGGCGGCGACGTGACGCTCAACCCCAATAACAGTGCCACTGAAAGCGCCGACTTCAACAACGCCTCCCTGGTACTGTACGGGGCCGCGAGCACGCTCACCTACAGCAATCTGAATGCCTCATGGGACAATGGATTTCAAAACCTGACCGCGGGCCAGAATGGGGTTGTCGATACCCTGGTCGGCAACATTTCCGTGCGCAACAGCCTGACACTGGGCACGGGCGGAATCACCTCTGCCTCCTACATCTATGTGACCGGCTCTGGCGACGTGCTGTTTTTCGACCCTGCCTCCACCTTGACGCTCAGCACCCTGCTCATCGGCAACCGGTCCGGAGGCAGCGTCAACCTGCCCACCCTGACGACAGGCTACAATGCCAGGATTGAAGTGGGCGGAGGCCAATCGACCGTAAACCAGACCGGCCCGGTGACCGCGACCCAGTTTACGATCGGCTGCGCCGACGGCTCCAACCCGGTCCCCTCGTGCACGCATAACACCAATGGTTTTGCTCTGACCGTAAACGGCAACATGTGGATGGGAGTTGCCGGCGATACAGGCACCAAGACACTCAACACTGGCGCCAGCACTATCAGCGTCAAGGGCAATTTCGAAATCAGATCGGCCCAGTGCGCCTTCAACGCCGGCACCTCAACCGTCATACTGAACGGCATCACCGACCAGTCAGTGACCACCAGCAACAAGACTTTCAACCACCTGACCATCAACAACACCGGTGCGGCCGGCAGTGACGACATCATTATCAGCGGCACGCTGGATGTAAACGGCACGCTCACCATCACCGATGGCGATCTCGACATCAGCACCAATAACCCTGCTGTAAATACCGCCGGCAATGTGACGATCGGAGCCAGCGGCTCCATCGACACCAGCGCCCGCACCGCCAGCTGGACCTTTGACGGCACCAGCCTTCTGACCGACAGCTCCGCCACCGGCCCACAGCAACTGGGCAACGTGGTGCGCAGCTCGACTAGCCTCACGCTGGGAAGCTCGGCAAAAATGAAGAGCTTCACCAACAACGCCGCCGGCGCCATGAACCTTGGCGCCAGCGGCTACACCCTGGAGCTTACCGGCACTGGCACACCGCTTGCTAACAGCGGCACCTTCACCGCCGGCACCTCCACGGTGAAGTACACCGGCACGAGCACCGCCACCAACATCGCCACCGTGGCATACAGCAGCCTGGAGCTGGCCCCGGCCGCGGCCACCATCTATTCGCTTACCGGCAACCTGACCGGCGCCAATGCGCTCACCAGCAGCCTGACCATTGGCGCCGATGCCACGCTCACCACCACCGCAAGTAGCTACAACCTGGCCCTGGCCGGCAACTGGAACAACAGCGGCGCCTTTACCGCCAACAACGGCACGGTCACCCTGAATGGCACCGATCAGAGCCTCGCTGGCTCGACCACCTTCAACAACCTGACCAAGACCACCGCCGCCGGCACCCTGACCTTTGCGACCGGCGCCACCACCACGGTGAGCGGCACCGCCACCTTGCAAGGCGCCTCGGGGCAGTTGCTGAGCCTGCGGTCCTCGGCCCCGGGCACAAAGTGGTATTTCACCCTGCCGCTCGGCGCGAACAAGGACGACATCGACTTCGTGGATGTGCAGGATTCTGATGCCTCTGGCTCGGATGCGTCGCTGAAGCCCATCAACCCCGGCAATTCCACGGACAGTGGCAATACCATCGCCTGGTTCGACACCGCTCCCGTCGGCGGCTACACCACGGACAACGTCATCCCCCAGGCCCAGGTCAGCCAGGCCACGGACGGCTCCGGCCTCATCACCATCTCCTGGAAGGGACGCGACAATGAAAGCAACAGCGTCACCCTCAAAACCTTCCAGTATTCGGTCAACAACGGCTCGTCCTGGTCAGCTCCGACCAATGGCGATGGCTCGGCATCCCTTTCTGCCACTTGGAGCAACAACGGTGGGGCCGGCTGGTCGACCGCCACCACCTTCGGCGCCGCCACCGCCCACAGCTTCACCTTCAACACCAGGCACGCCGATGTCACCGGCCTGGATGGGGTGGACCAGTCCGACGTGCAGGTGCGCTTCACCCTGAACGACGGCACGGCCGACAGCGCCTCGCCCACCACCTCGGAATCCTTTCGGGTGGACGACTTGGCGCCCACCGCCACCATCTCCTCGGCCACCTACAACGCCGCCACCGACACCCTGACCATCACCGGCACCAGCTTCGACACCGTGGCAGCACCTGCCACGGATATCAAAGACCTGGTGGACTGGAGCAAGCTGGCCTGGGACATCAACGGCGATAACGCCACCACCGCTGACGTTACCTTCCTGGTGGACGATGTCTCCAGCCTGACGGTGGCCGATGCCACCACTCTGACCCTGGTCTTGGCCTCTGCCAAGGCAACCGCCATTGAAGGCAACGCCGGCTTCAGGGTCGCCGGTGGCAATGACACCTTGGATGTCACCGCCGGCTTCCTCAGGGATGCAGTCGGCAATGCCGCCACCACAGACGCGGCCGCTGACGCGGCCCTGGGCGATATTACCCCGCCTGGCGCCGCAAGTGATCTGGCCAGCGGCACAACCACCGCCAGCTCGGTGCAGCTGACCTGGACGGCGCCCGGCAACGACGCTACGGTGCTGACCGCAGCCAGCTACGACATCCGCTATGCGACCAGCAACATCACGAACGACACCGACTTCAGCAACGCCTCCCCGGCAACCGGTGAGCCCGCTCCCAGCGTGGCGGGCACCGGGGAATCATTCACGGTCACAGGGCTGAGCCCGAACACCCTGTATTACTTTGCCGTCAAGACGACCGACGATTCCACCAACACCAGCACGCTGTCCAATATCGCGAGCACCACCACCGCTGCAGGCGGCAGCACGATGATCCTGCATCCGTCAGGCCTGGCCAGCAACCCCGGCTCCTACGCCACCACCGGGGGGGACTGGGCCGATGTCCTCGACAGCAACGACGGCGATACGACCTATGCCAGCCGATGCTGCACCGGCCCGACTGTCAAGTTCTGGGTGGATATGGATGACCCGACCGGACTTGCAGGCGCCACCCTGAACAGCATCACCTTCCATGCCGCTGTCAGAAACACCAGTTCCGACCACAGCGTCAATCTCGGCTATATGACCGATGGCGCAAGCACCGTATGGTACGGCTCTGCTGTCGTCACGGCGGGGGCAGCGTACACCCTGCTTTCGTCCGCTCCCTATACCACCGACTCGACCGGCGGCGCGTTGGATCTCGCCGACCTGAACAATCTGCAAATTGCCGTGGATCGCATCGGCACCGGCCCCTCGGCCCTGAGAGTGACGGAGATCTATGCGGTCATCGATTACACTCCCGGTGCCAACAACGCCACCGTCGCCGGCGCAGCTGCCGCGGTGGCCAATGGTGACACCGCCATCAGTGTCTCCATGCCCTACACCGATGACGCCAACGCCGATAACACCTACACGGTGCAGTACAAGCTGAGCTCCTCCGGCACCTGGCTGGACTGGGGCACCAACCCCAAGGCCCATACCGCGAGTCCGTATGCCACCACCATCACGGGCTTGACCCCAGGGGAGACCTACGACGTCCGGCTCACCTACAACGACGCCGACGGCGTCACCGGCACCAACCCGCAAACCGTGTCGAACATCGCCCTCCCGATCCGGAGCGTCAGCCTCACCACCGCCGCGCAAGGGGTAGCGGAAGACGCCGGCACGGTTACGGTCACGGCCACCCTCTCTGCCACCAGCGGCGCCACGGTGACCGTGCCCTTCACCGTAGCCGGCACAGCCACGGGCGGCGGCACGGACCACAACCTGGCCAATGGCAGCATTACAGTCACGGCCGGTCAGTTGACCGGGACCACCAGCTTTGCGGTCACCAACGACACCCTGGACGAGAACGACGAAACCGTGGTCGTCACCATGGGCTCGCCCACCAATGCCAGCGCGGCATCGCCTACCGTGCACACCGTGACCATCACCGACAACGATGCCACACCGACGGTGAGCTTCACCACCGCCTCCCAAGCCACGGCCGGCGAATCCGGCACCGCCACCATCACCGCCCAGCTCTCCGCCGCCAGCGGGCTTGCCGTCACCGTGCCCTTCACCGTGAACGGCGCCAGCACCGCCACCGGTGGCGGCACCGACTATTCGATCTCCGCCAGCCCCGTCACCATCAGCCCCGGTGCCACCACCGCTACGATCACCGTGACCGTGGCTGCGGATACCCTGGACGAGAGCAACGAGACCGTGGTCGTCGATATGGGCACCCCGACCAATGCCACGGCCAGCGGTACCACCAGCCACACGGTCACCATCACCGACGATGACGAGCCGCCGGCGGTAAGCTTTGCCAGCGCCTCCCAGGGGGTGGGCGAAGGGGCTGGCACGGCGACGGTGGCTGCCAGCCTTACCGCCCTGAGCGGCAAGACGGTCACGGTGCCCTTCACCGTGGGCGGCACCGCCACCGGTGGCGGCATCGACCACAATCTGGCCAACGGCACCATCACCATCACCGCGGGCCAGCTCACCGGCTCGACACAGTTCACGGTCACGGACGACCCGGACGTGGAGGGGAACGAGACCGTGACCCTCACCATGGGCAGCCCGACCAACGCCACCCCGGGTGCCACCACCGTCCACACCGTGACCATCACCGACAACGATGGGGTCCCCGACACCACGCCGCCCGCCGCCATCACCGACCTGACCGCCAGCGCCACCGGGCCGGACTGGGTGGCCCTGACCTGGACCGCCCCCGGGGACGATAACAACGATCCCGGAACCGCCACCACCTACGACGTCCGTTTCGCCAAGGCGGCGATCACCGCCGGCACCTGGGCCGCGGCCACCCCGGTGGCCGCGGTACCCGGCCCGGCGCTCCGGGGCACCACCGAGCACCTCACCGTGTTCGGCCTGGAATCCAATACCATCTACCACTTTGCGGTGAAGACGGCGGACGAGGTCCCCAACCTCTCCGGGCTGTCCAACAGCCCCAGCGGCAAGACCAGCCTGCTGGACCGCTGGAACATGGTCTCCTGCCCGCTCATCCCATCCCCCGCTGACACCGCCTCGGTGTTCGGGGACGATGCCAACCTGAACTGGATGTTCTACTGGACCTCCACCTGGGACGAGGTGCAGCCGGCGCCGGAGGAGTTTGGCTACTATTCCGACGTGATCGGCGGCACCGCCAATGCCCAGGCGACCGTGGTCCAGCCCGGTCTGGGGCTCTTTGTCTGGGCCAGCGGGCTGACCAGTCTCACCGACGCCGCGGGCGCCGCCAACACCAGCCCGTCCACCACCATCGCGCTGCAGGCTGGCTACAACCTGGTCGGCAACCCGTACGACGCCATGGTGGCCTTGAGCTCCTGCAGCGTCACCTACGGATCGACCGTGAGCTACAGCACTGCCGTGACCAACGGCTGGATCGGCAACGCCCTCTACATCTGGGACGGCTCCACCTATGTCTCGGCCTCCTGGGCGCAGGCGGTGCTGGAGCCATGGAAGGCGTACTGGCTCTTCTCCTACCACGCCCTCGACCTGACGGTTTACAAGCCTTAG